Genomic window (Bacteroidota bacterium):
TCAATTTTCTTTTGTAAAATATCTTTGCTTTTCGTTACAAGAAAAATTTGATCAACGCGCCCCCCCTCCCTGCCAGCAGGGAGGGGGTAGGGGGTGGGTAAAATATCAGACTAATCCAGCAGATGCACAACCAGTCCGCTCCTCAGTTTAGGTTCGAACCAGGTGGTTTTGGGAGGCATGATATTGCCTGTATCTGCGATATCGATCAGTTGCTTCATAGAAACGGGGTAGAGAGCAAAAGCTACTTTCATCTCACCGGAGTCGACTCTTTTCTTCAGCTCGCCCAGTCCCCGGATACCCCCGACAAAATCGATGCGTTGGTCTCTGCGAAGGTCTTTTATTCCCAGGATATCATCCAGGACATGTTTGGAGAGTATGGTGACATCGAGTACCCCGATCGGGTCGTTGTCGTCGAACGTACCCGGTCTGGCGGTGAAGGCATACCATTCTCCGTCGAGGAACATGCTGAATTCGTGCAGCTTTCCGGGTTTGTATATTTCGCTGCCTTTTTTCTCTACTACAAATGACTTTTCGAGTTTTTGCAGGAATTGCTCTTTGTTCAGGCCGTTCAGATCTTTCACCACCCGGTTGTAATCGATGATGGTCAGTTGGTCGTCGGGGAAGTGAACCGCCAGGAAGTAATTAAACTCTTCTTTTCCGGTATGATGGGGGTTTTTCTCTCTCTTTTCCTTGCCTACAAGGGCAGCAGCAGCCGTGCGATGGTGTCCGTCGGCTACATAGGTAAACGGTATTGCATCAAAAAGTTCCAGGATACGGCTGATGATAGCTTTATCTTTTATTACCCAAAAGTGGTGACCAACGCCGTCATCGGCAACGAAATCGTATTCCGGGTTATGTTCGGTGACAAATGCTTCCACGATCCTGTCGATTTCCTTCACGGAAGGGTAGGAGAAGAACACCGGTTCCATATTGGCATTGTTGATCCTCACGTGTTTCATCCTGTCCTCTTCCTTATCGGGTCTGGTAAGTTCGTGTTTGCGGATGATGCCGTTCAGGTAATCGTCGACGGAGGCGCACCCTACGATTCCGTATTGGGTTTTACCGAACATAGTTTGAGCGTAGATATAAAGGTATTCCTCCGGGTCCTGCACGAGCCATCCATTTTTTTGGAATTCCCGGAAGTTTTCCACGGCTTTCTCATAGACTTCAGGCGCATGGACATCCACATCGGGTGGAAGGTCGATTTCCGGTTTAATGATATGCAGGAGAGAAAACTCATTTCCTTTGGCTTCTTCGCGGGCTTCGTCTGAGTTCAGCACATCATAGGGGCGCGATGCCAGGTTCTTTGCAATCTCCTTGGGAGGCCTCAGGCCTTTAAAAGCTTTTAATACTGCCATAAATCA
Coding sequences:
- a CDS encoding DUF1015 family protein, whose protein sequence is MAVLKAFKGLRPPKEIAKNLASRPYDVLNSDEAREEAKGNEFSLLHIIKPEIDLPPDVDVHAPEVYEKAVENFREFQKNGWLVQDPEEYLYIYAQTMFGKTQYGIVGCASVDDYLNGIIRKHELTRPDKEEDRMKHVRINNANMEPVFFSYPSVKEIDRIVEAFVTEHNPEYDFVADDGVGHHFWVIKDKAIISRILELFDAIPFTYVADGHHRTAAAALVGKEKREKNPHHTGKEEFNYFLAVHFPDDQLTIIDYNRVVKDLNGLNKEQFLQKLEKSFVVEKKGSEIYKPGKLHEFSMFLDGEWYAFTARPGTFDDNDPIGVLDVTILSKHVLDDILGIKDLRRDQRIDFVGGIRGLGELKKRVDSGEMKVAFALYPVSMKQLIDIADTGNIMPPKTTWFEPKLRSGLVVHLLD